Genomic segment of Sphingobium sp. EM0848:
GCGAAGACGCCCATGCCCGCCAGCATCGCCACGACGAACACCAGCGCCGCCGGCGCTCCGAGGCTCAGGGCGACCAGGGCCGGACCAGGGCAGTAGCCGACGAGGCCCCATCCGACGCCGAACAAAGCCGCGCCCGAGAGAAGCTTCTTGTCCAGGGACCGGGACGATGGCCCATTGAACGCCGGTGCGAAAAGCGGAGCATCGCGCCTTCGGCCGAGTGCAAATCCCAACGCTGAAACCATGACGGCCGAGGCCAGCACCAAGGCAAGGCTCGGGTCCCACGACGGCGCGGCGACATCAAGAAACGCCAGAACCTTGCTGGGGGCTATCATGGCGGAGACGATCAGGCCGAAGCCGAAAATGAGCCCCGAGGCGAGCGCGATGAGCAGCTTCCTCATTGCTCAGAGTCCGATGACGTGTCGGGCGACGTACACAGTCGCGGCCGCTGTGATGAGGAAGACGCCTGTCGCGGCGAGCGAGCGGGGCGAGAGCCTCGCTATTCCGCAGACGCCATGCCCGCTGGTGCAACCACTCCCGAGCCGAGTCCCAAATCCCACCAGAAGGCCGGCTGCGATCACGACGGCGACTGGGGCCGGCGACGTGAGGTCCGGTAGCAGGCCGCCCGCCGCCCGGTAGAGCAAGGGCGCGGCGAGCAGGCCGACCAGGAATGTTGCGCGCCAGGCCATCTCGCCGCGGACAGGCGCAAGCACCCCGCCGACGATGCCGCTGATTCCAGCGATGCGCCCATTGGCGATCCACAGGAAGGAAGCCGAGAGGCCGATTAGCGCGCCGCCCACGATGGCCGAGAATGGGGTGAAACCCTCCATCGTCAGGATTCTCTGCTCTCAGCTTCGTCACCGGCGCAAAAGAGTGCGTAGAGTTCCGTCAGGATCGGCAGCACGCGCTCGGACGTGATGCGGTAGAATATCGTCGTTTTCTCCCGCCGTGTTCCGACCAGGCCTTCGTCGCGCAGCGTGGCCAGATGGCGGGACAAATTCGACTGTGTCAGTCCGAGGCGTTCGCCCAGATCGGTTACCGACAACTCCCCGCCGAGCAGGCTGCACAGGATCATCAGACGGTGCCGGCTCGCAAGCGAACGGAGGAACGCTTCCGCTTCGCCGGCCTTTTCCTCCAGAAGCTCCGGAGACATTTTAACGAGGGAAGGTGGCACAGTTGCTCCAAACATCTTATATGTAGCATATATGATGGAGTGGTGTTCGATCAAGCGCCAGCTAGGAGGTTCCCCCCGTGAGCTACTATTTCGCCAAGCCATCGAGGCTCCTTCGAAGCGCCGGAGTGCGAGGTAACCCCATGCTGATCGACCAGGCTGTCCGTATCGCTTCCGAGCTGCGCTGCACGCTGGGACAGATTTAGATGCTCGATCGACGTTCGCTGTTGGCTGGCGGAGCGGCATTGTTCGCAACCACCGCTTGCTCGCGCTCCACGCCGGGCCTCGGCGGGGGAGGTGCAAACCCGCTTCCGATGCCGCCGCTGTTGGACGCACGGCCTGGCCGCTCATTCGCGCTACGGGTCCAGTCCGGAACGACTTCATTTTATCCAGGCCGGCCGAGTGACACGCTCGGGTATAATGGCAGCTATCTCGGACCGACGATCAGGGTGCGCCGTGGCGACGACGTGGCGGCTGTCGTGACCAACGGGCTCAACGCGGACACGACTGTGCATTGGCACGGGCTTCTGATCCCCGGAGAGCTGGATGGCGGCCCCCATCAGATCATCGCGCCGGGCGCGACCTGGCGGCCCACGCTCCCGATCCGGCAGCCCGCAGCGACCCTCCTTTATCACTCACACGTCCATGGGTTGACGGCCGAGCAAGTCTATTCGGGCCTGGCTGGGGCGTTGCTGGTAACCGACGACGAAGAGCAGGGCCTGGGGCTCCCGTCAGAATATGGCGTGGACGATCTGCCCCTGCTCATCCAGGATCGCCAGTTCGAAAATGGTCGCCTTGTCATGCCAGGCGGCATGATGGTCGCCATGCAGGGCCGGCGCGGCGACACGATCCTTGTGAACGGCGCGGTGAATCCGCTGGCGGCGGTGCCAAATCGGTTGGTTCGCCTGCGGCTCGTCAACGCATCGAACGCGCGGATTTATGAGCTGTCGTTTTCCGATCGGCGGAGCTTTCACTGGATCGGAACCGAAGGGGGGCTGCTCGAACACGCAGTGGCATTGGAAGCCATAACCTTGGCGCCGGGCCAACGTGCCGAGCTTCTCGTGGACTTCACGGACGGTAGGTCCGCCTCGCTGGTGACGGCGGCTGATACCAACAGCTCGATGATGGGCGGCATGGGTATGATGGGGCGTGGCGCCCGAAGGACCGATGCCGCGGCACCAGCGACCGTGCTGCGGTTTGAACCACGGCCGTTGGGACAGGCTCGTGCCAGCGGCGTCGTGCCGACCCTTCTGGCATCACGAACTGGGCCCGACGCCAGCAAGGCGGTGCGCCGTCGCCGTCTGAGCCTCAACATGGGCATGGGCGGCATGATGGGCTCAGGAAGCGGCGGTGGCGGCCTTACGATCAATGGCAAGCCATTCGACATGAATCGCATCGATGAGACGGTGAAGCTATGAGCAGCCCCCACCGGGTGGTCCGGGTTTATAGTTAGTGCATTGTCGTCTCGGCCGCCATTGCCGGGCGTAGGTGGAGCGAAGCGGAACCGGAGGCCGGTAATGGCGGTGTTGCCGCTTCCGGGGCCGGCGGTCGGTAGCCCAGGCTGCTATGCGGCCGGACGGTGTTGTAGTGGCGCCGCCACGCCTCGATCAGCACTCTGGCCTCGGCGAGGCTGTAGAAAATCTCACCATTGAGCAGTTCGTCGCGAAGCGACCCGTTGAAGCTCTCGTTGTAGCCGTTTTCCCATGGTGAGCCTGGCGTGATGTAGAGCGTCTTCACGCCGATCTGCCCAAGCCATTCCTGGACTGCGGTGGCGATGAACTCGCTGCCGTTGTCCGATCTGATATGTGCAGGTGGGCCCCGGTCAATGAACAGCTCGGCCAGGGCCGCCAGCACATCTTCGTGGCGGAGCTGGCGGGCGACCACCAGCGCCAGGCACTCGCGGCTGGCCTCGTCGATGATCGTGAGGATGCGGAACTTACGCCCGTCGTGCGTCCTCGCCTCCACAAAGTCATACGCCCAGACATGCCCAGGATACTCCGGTCGCAGCCGAATACACGAGCCATCGTTCAACCACAGCCGACCGCGTTTTGGCTGACGCTGGGGCACCTTCAGCCCCTCGCGTCGCCAGATCCGTTCCACCCGTTTGTGGTTCACCGACCAGCCGGCCGCATGCAGCAATGCCGTCACCCGGCGATAGCCGTAGCGCCCGTACTGCCTGGCCAGCGCGACGATGTCGTCCGTCAGCGCCTCCTCGTCATCTGCCCCACACGGCATTTTCCGCTGTGTCGACCGATGCTGGCCGAGCACGCGGCATACCCGCCGCTCGGACACATCCAGCACCGCCCGCACCTGGTCGATGCACCGCCGGCGCCGTGCGGGGCTCAGAAGTTTCCCTTTGCCGCCTCCTGCAGGATCAGCTTGTCCAATGTCAGGTCCGAGATCGCGCGACGCAGCCGAAGGTTCTCTTTCTCCAGATCCTTCATCCGCCGGGCCTGATCTGTCTTTAGGCCGCCATATTCCTTGCGCCAGCGGTAATAGGTCTGCTCGCTGACTGCGATGCGCCGGCATGCCTCGGCAGTCGTTCCGCCCTGGCCCAGCATGATCTCAACCTCACGCAGCTTGCCGATGATCTCCTCGGGCTTGTGCTTCTTGGCAGGCATTCGTCGTCCCTTCCTTGATCCAGACTGTCATAGTCGATGGACCACTCAGAAGGGGGCAGCTCACGCCCGGTCCGCGCATCGCGCAGGGTGACGCGCGCGCCTCCCATGCCGTCGCCTACGAACTTGGCATCCTGGCTGATGACCCGCACGGTGACCGGCGTGGGTTCCGCATATGCCGCAGCGCTGATCGCCAGCAGGGTGACCAATGGGATGATTGCAGATCGCCGCATGGTTCTGTCTCGCGTATTGTGATGGTCTGAATGGATTACCTCAGGCCAGCGCCGAAACGAGCCAGGCGGTGTAGCCCATCATGACGCCCTCATCGGGACGGTGGTGCGCACTGTAAATCTCGACCAGATCGGCCTGCGCCGCTTGTTGCACGGGCTCCGGATAGTCGAGCAGGACTTGCCCGAAAGCCATGGCGTTGCAGGCGAATTGCTGTGCCTGGCTTGGCGAAGCACCCGGCCCGCCGACGGCGAGCAGTCCCTTGGCGGCGACGATATCCACGCCGTGAAAG
This window contains:
- a CDS encoding DUF6691 family protein encodes the protein MRKLLIALASGLIFGFGLIVSAMIAPSKVLAFLDVAAPSWDPSLALVLASAVMVSALGFALGRRRDAPLFAPAFNGPSSRSLDKKLLSGAALFGVGWGLVGYCPGPALVALSLGAPAALVFVVAMLAGMGVFALQERYRAARPGANP
- a CDS encoding YeeE/YedE family protein yields the protein MEGFTPFSAIVGGALIGLSASFLWIANGRIAGISGIVGGVLAPVRGEMAWRATFLVGLLAAPLLYRAAGGLLPDLTSPAPVAVVIAAGLLVGFGTRLGSGCTSGHGVCGIARLSPRSLAATGVFLITAAATVYVARHVIGL
- a CDS encoding helix-turn-helix transcriptional regulator, with amino-acid sequence MPPSLVKMSPELLEEKAGEAEAFLRSLASRHRLMILCSLLGGELSVTDLGERLGLTQSNLSRHLATLRDEGLVGTRREKTTIFYRITSERVLPILTELYALFCAGDEAESRES
- a CDS encoding multicopper oxidase family protein translates to MDARPGRSFALRVQSGTTSFYPGRPSDTLGYNGSYLGPTIRVRRGDDVAAVVTNGLNADTTVHWHGLLIPGELDGGPHQIIAPGATWRPTLPIRQPAATLLYHSHVHGLTAEQVYSGLAGALLVTDDEEQGLGLPSEYGVDDLPLLIQDRQFENGRLVMPGGMMVAMQGRRGDTILVNGAVNPLAAVPNRLVRLRLVNASNARIYELSFSDRRSFHWIGTEGGLLEHAVALEAITLAPGQRAELLVDFTDGRSASLVTAADTNSSMMGGMGMMGRGARRTDAAAPATVLRFEPRPLGQARASGVVPTLLASRTGPDASKAVRRRRLSLNMGMGGMMGSGSGGGGLTINGKPFDMNRIDETVKL
- a CDS encoding IS3 family transposase (programmed frameshift), whose translation is MPAKKHKPEEIIGKLREVEIMLGQGGTTAEACRRIAVSEQTYYRWRKEYGGLKTDQARRMKDLEKENLRLRRAISDLTLDKLILQEAAKGKLLSPARRRRCIDQVRAVLDVSERRVCRVLGQHRSTQRKMPCGADDEEALTDDIVALARQYGRYGYRRVTALLHAAGWSVNHKRVERIWRREGLKVPQRQPKRGRLWLNDGSCIRLRPEYPGHVWAYDFVEARTHDGRKFRILTIIDEASRECLALVVARQLRHEDVLAALAELFIDRGPPAHIRSDNGSEFIATAVQEWLGQIGVKTLYITPGSPWENGYNESFNGSLRDELLNGEIFYSLAEARVLIEAWRRHYNTVRPHSSLGYRPPAPEAATPPLPASGSASLHLRPAMAAETTMH